Proteins co-encoded in one Proteiniborus ethanoligenes genomic window:
- a CDS encoding polyprenyl synthetase family protein: protein MNRFWKDYPVLFHELNQVKDLIKKNISSREKYLEEAILPMVDGGGKMLRPAFLLLSSKFGEPDPEKIYNIAAVIEMLHMATLIHDDIIDDARLRRGSETVQYKYGKEYAVYIGDFLFCQCINMLANYDYNMEDLKNISKALTKICMGEITQYNLRYAKHASLRNYIRIISGKTAALFALSFYTGANEAKCNELISKSLGKIGYNAGMAFQIIDDILDYDGNTEQLGKSALRDLKRGYYTLPLILALEKDKDGRLLKLIDNKDLSDEETKEIIELVNLYNGTSRAKEVADRYTEKAIARIEKLPNCESKDIIRSTVINLLKRDY from the coding sequence ATGAATAGATTTTGGAAGGACTATCCAGTATTATTTCATGAATTAAATCAAGTTAAAGACCTTATAAAGAAGAATATTAGTTCAAGAGAGAAGTATTTAGAAGAGGCAATACTGCCAATGGTTGATGGTGGCGGAAAGATGCTTAGACCCGCATTTCTTCTTCTATCAAGTAAATTTGGAGAGCCTGATCCTGAAAAAATATATAACATTGCTGCTGTAATCGAAATGCTTCATATGGCGACTTTAATTCATGATGATATTATTGATGATGCTAGGCTTAGAAGAGGTAGTGAGACTGTACAGTATAAATACGGGAAGGAATATGCAGTATATATTGGAGACTTTCTCTTTTGCCAATGTATCAATATGCTAGCGAATTATGATTATAATATGGAGGATTTAAAGAATATATCTAAGGCTTTAACTAAGATTTGCATGGGAGAAATAACTCAATATAATCTAAGATATGCTAAGCACGCAAGCTTAAGAAATTATATAAGAATAATATCAGGAAAGACTGCTGCGTTATTTGCATTAAGCTTTTATACAGGAGCTAATGAAGCGAAGTGCAATGAACTGATTTCCAAATCCTTAGGAAAGATTGGATATAATGCAGGAATGGCTTTTCAAATAATAGACGATATACTTGATTATGATGGTAATACTGAACAGCTAGGTAAATCTGCATTAAGAGATTTAAAAAGAGGGTATTATACTTTGCCTTTAATATTAGCATTAGAAAAAGATAAGGATGGCAGGTTATTAAAATTAATTGATAATAAAGATTTATCTGATGAAGAAACAAAGGAAATAATAGAATTAGTCAATTTATATAATGGAACTAGTCGTGCTAAAGAGGTAGCAGATAGATATACTGAAAAAGCAATTGCAAGGATTGAAAAGCTTCCAAATTGTGAATCAAAGGATATAATCAGAAGTACGGTTATAAATCTATTAAAAAGAGATTATTAG
- a CDS encoding FAD-dependent oxidoreductase, with the protein MADTKRIIVLGGGYGGIIAAKKLGKLFKKDDSVEITLIDKKPYHTMLTELHEVAADRVPEDSIRIEFSKVFAKRKVNVVLDEITDIDFKNNTLKSEKSNYKYDYLVLGTGCKPTYFGVPGAEEYTKKLWSYEDAVELKEHILHMFREAVKENDPEKRRKMLSFVVVGAGFTGVEMIGELGEWKDRLCKEFYVDKEEVKLYVVDALPKILPIFPDKLINKAEKRLRKLGVEIITNAGITEVKPDAVIMGEKGTIESQTIVWAAGVEGADLLDNLDIEQKGRKRIVTNDKLQSVDYDNVYVVGDNIFYIPEGEERPVPQMVENAEHSAPLVANNIYADIKGGEKKSYKPSFHGAMVCIGGKYGVAHVGLPGKFFGLPSFFAMLAKHFINILYFFQVAGFNKCWSYIMYEFFNVKDNRSFIGGHLAKRSPNFWLFPLRLFVGYKWLVQGLEKLPSILEDPSKIFLIPASPLAATSGASDAVAAASQAAGEAAEVVSQWGEALPVPGFIENIVEWSMNAFFYTPDGGYTKLAEVFQAGMVIGEIIVGLLLLAGLFTALASLITLAMGLMIWSSGMAPTEMLWYFVAGIALIGGSGSTLGLDYYVLPVLKKWWKNTGFAKKTYLYID; encoded by the coding sequence ATGGCTGATACTAAACGAATTATAGTACTAGGCGGAGGCTATGGTGGTATCATAGCAGCAAAAAAGCTTGGTAAATTGTTTAAAAAAGATGACAGCGTAGAGATTACATTGATTGATAAAAAGCCTTATCATACAATGTTGACAGAATTACATGAGGTTGCTGCTGATAGAGTTCCAGAGGATTCTATTAGAATTGAGTTTTCAAAGGTTTTTGCTAAGAGAAAGGTAAACGTTGTACTTGACGAAATAACAGACATTGACTTTAAAAATAATACTCTTAAATCAGAAAAAAGTAATTACAAATACGATTATTTAGTATTAGGTACTGGCTGTAAACCAACTTATTTTGGCGTGCCTGGTGCAGAGGAATATACTAAGAAGCTTTGGTCCTATGAAGATGCAGTAGAGCTTAAAGAACATATTCTTCATATGTTTAGGGAAGCTGTAAAAGAAAATGACCCAGAGAAAAGAAGAAAGATGCTCTCATTTGTAGTAGTTGGTGCTGGATTTACTGGAGTAGAGATGATAGGTGAGCTTGGAGAATGGAAGGATAGACTATGTAAAGAGTTCTATGTAGATAAGGAAGAGGTAAAGCTTTATGTAGTAGATGCATTACCTAAGATACTTCCAATATTTCCAGATAAGCTAATTAATAAAGCGGAAAAAAGACTAAGAAAGCTTGGGGTTGAAATAATTACAAATGCTGGGATTACAGAAGTTAAACCAGATGCTGTAATAATGGGAGAAAAAGGCACAATAGAATCTCAAACCATTGTATGGGCAGCAGGTGTGGAAGGTGCTGACCTGCTAGATAATTTAGATATTGAACAAAAAGGTAGAAAAAGAATAGTTACAAATGATAAACTTCAATCAGTAGATTATGATAATGTTTATGTAGTAGGAGATAATATATTTTATATACCAGAGGGAGAAGAAAGACCTGTTCCTCAAATGGTTGAGAATGCAGAACATTCTGCTCCGTTGGTTGCAAACAATATTTACGCAGATATTAAAGGTGGAGAAAAGAAATCATATAAGCCTTCATTCCATGGAGCTATGGTTTGTATAGGAGGCAAATATGGTGTTGCACATGTAGGTTTACCGGGTAAATTCTTTGGATTGCCAAGCTTCTTTGCAATGCTTGCTAAACATTTTATTAATATACTGTACTTCTTCCAAGTAGCTGGATTCAATAAATGCTGGTCTTATATTATGTATGAATTCTTCAATGTAAAAGATAATAGAAGCTTTATAGGCGGACATTTAGCTAAACGCTCTCCAAATTTCTGGCTATTCCCACTTAGATTGTTTGTAGGATATAAGTGGCTAGTACAAGGATTAGAGAAATTACCAAGTATTTTAGAGGATCCTTCAAAGATATTCTTGATACCAGCATCCCCACTTGCTGCTACAAGTGGTGCATCAGATGCAGTAGCAGCAGCTTCACAAGCAGCAGGAGAGGCTGCAGAAGTAGTGTCACAATGGGGAGAAGCTTTACCGGTTCCTGGATTTATTGAAAATATTGTTGAATGGTCAATGAATGCATTTTTCTATACACCTGATGGAGGCTATACAAAATTAGCTGAAGTCTTCCAAGCAGGAATGGTAATAGGTGAGATAATAGTAGGATTACTATTATTAGCAGGTTTATTCACAGCTTTAGCTTCTTTAATAACATTAGCAATGGGACTAATGATATGGTCTTCTGGAATGGCACCAACGGAAATGCTATGGTACTTTGTAGCAGGTATTGCCTTAATAGGCGGTTCTGGAAGCACACTTGGATTAGATTATTATGTGCTGCCTGTTCTTAAAAAATGGTGGAAGAATACAGGTTTTGCAAAGAAGACATATCTATATATTGATTAA